One window of the Dreissena polymorpha isolate Duluth1 chromosome 5, UMN_Dpol_1.0, whole genome shotgun sequence genome contains the following:
- the LOC127881289 gene encoding uncharacterized protein LOC127881289 codes for MADGGNRRNVTGEVTKPGVSSRHSLIQYEHAATETCTLMDFMGYGPHIRQARRDAYKTVDRLMTALMCGSATCFTTGSKAEGLTCFLESDIDVMCVDNNVICIEEGVDSSNILKETTILRACSQKSYPGHCILLLERSGTTITTFVHNALCDDGYDHELLSSALYINAWLNFKRTEGAVILDRVGPSTPSTYYGGTLHQDLVHALHLYCPSILTRWAARPRNWPTNNIVQKVVSLGTVVTPVGFKGSDYEHVEWRLCFNAGENVLVNNLTDIMVKVYVLLKMVKQDVLKPRKKEVTSFTVKNIVLWIAEKTPQSLLHERSLFQWLHEGLYALRVAIDTKELPYYMIPERNLMAACALEHEQKLSWIATINDMIEEGPIMILRLPKIRRALIAHPEPLRWYSGRRIEMEMLELIAMNRGALDMDEDTDVIMVAVLTRKADIMKEVRDRMITEGCRENNLHDLYHSMLL; via the exons ATGGCTGATGGAGGCAACAGACGTAATGTAACTGGAGAAGTCACTAAACCGGGTGTGTCAAGCCGTCACTCTCTG ATTCAATATGAACATGCCGCTACAGAGACGTGTACTTTGATGGATTTTATGGGCTATGGGCCTCACATCCGACAGGCAAGGCGAGACGCCTACAAAACTGTGGACAGGCTGATGACTGCACTCATGTGTGGTAGTGCTACGTGTTTCACCACGGGTAGCAAGGCTGAGGGTCTTACCTGCTTCCTAGAGAGCGATATAGACGTAATGTGTGTAGATAATAATGTAATTTGTATAGAAGAGGGTGTTGATTCAAGTAACATTCTTAAGGAGACAACCATATTGAGAGCATGCAGTCAAAAGAGTTATCCCGGCCATTGCATATTGCTACTTGAGAGATCCGGTACAACGATTACCACTTTTGTGCACAATGCCTTGTGTGATGATGGATATGATCACGAACTCTTGAGCAGTGCCTTATATATTAATGCGTGGTTGAACTTTAAACGTACGGAAGGCGCAGTGATACTCGATCGTGTTGGACCGTCAACGCCAAGTACATATTATGGTGGAACATTGCACCAAGACTTAGTGCATGCACTACATTTGTACTGCCCAAGTATCCTCACAAGATGGGCGGCAAGACCTCGCAACTGGCCGACAAATAACATTGTTCAGAAAGTTGTTTCACTTGGAACAGTCGTTACTCCTGTCGGGTTTAAAGGTAGTGATTATGAACATGTTGAATGGAGACTTTGTTTCAACGCCGGAGAAAACGTGCTGGTTAACAATCTTACCGATATTATGGTGAaagtatatgttttattaaaaatggtgaaacaaGATGTATTAAAACCACGCAAGAAAGAGGTTACATCGTTCAcagtaaaaaatattgtattatggaTAGCAGAAAAAACCCCGCAGTCATTGTTACATGAAAGAAGTCTGTTTCAGTGGCTGCATGAAGGATTATATGCGCTAAGAGTTGCAATAGATACGAAAGAGCTGCCCTATTACATGATTCCAGAGCGCAATCTGATGGCAGCCTGTGCTCTGGAGCATGAGCAGAAGCTTTCTTGGATAGCTACTATTAATGATATGATAGAAGAAGGACCAATAATGATATTGAGACTACCGAAGATACGACGAGCCCTTATCGCTCACCCTGAACCACTACGATGGTACAGCGGGAGGAGGATAGAGATGGAGATGCTGGAGCTGATAGCCATGAACAGAGGCGCCCTCGACATGGATGAAGATACGGATGTTATTATGGTGGCAGTATTGACAAGAAAGGCGGATATTATGAAGGAGGTTAGAGATAGGATGATTACGGAAGGGTGTCGAGAAAATAATCTACATGATTTATATCATAGTATGCTGTTGTAG